In the genome of Acidobacteriota bacterium, one region contains:
- a CDS encoding PIN domain-containing protein, producing the protein MRILLDANVLLDLFLARSPWDEDARMIWDLHLSGHVEAFVCAITPDNLHYIIRKEKAKQVGPDSSQQHVSLQFAHQVISDVVTTLLVAPVDKSVLQAAVALNWKDFEDAIHSVCATEMALDAIVTRNKKDF; encoded by the coding sequence ATGCGGATCTTACTGGACGCAAATGTGCTCTTAGATCTTTTTCTTGCACGCTCGCCCTGGGACGAAGATGCACGAATGATTTGGGATCTTCATTTATCTGGCCATGTTGAGGCTTTTGTCTGTGCCATCACGCCTGATAATCTTCATTACATAATTCGAAAAGAAAAAGCCAAACAGGTAGGTCCTGACTCTTCTCAACAACATGTATCGCTTCAGTTTGCACATCAGGTGATTTCAGATGTGGTCACAACTTTGCTGGTCGCCCCGGTTGATAAATCCGTTTTGCAAGCTGCCGTTGCTTTAAACTGGAAAGATTTTGAAGACGCCATTCACAGTGTCTGTGCAACGGAAATGGCTTTAGACGCGATTGTCACTCGCAATAAGAAGGATTTTTAG